GGTTGAGGGTGGTGTGGGGGTGGGGGGATTTGGCTGGCTGGATTTCCTGGTGATCGTGGGGCTGCGTGTCGTTAGCGTGGCGTGATCACGAGTCAGGGAGGCGTAGTGCGGGGCTGGCTGGCGGTGCGGGTGGTGTGGCGGCTGTGGGGCTGCTGGCTGGGTGTGGGGGCGGTTCGTCGGGCGGCAGGGCCGTGCAGCCGGTGCCGGCTGTGTCTGGGGCTCCGTCGGCGGCTGATCCGGACGCGGGGGAGCGGGCGGCGGTGCTGGAGGCGTACAAGGCGCTGACGGCTGCGGAGGAGCGCTCGTACGCCGGGGCGAAGGTCGACCCCGACCTGGCCCGCTACGCAACGGACAAGGCGTTGGCGGACATCCAGGCCACGGTGTTCTGGCACCAGCAGGGCAAGACGGTGATGCAGGGTCCGGTCCGCCGCGACGCGAAGGTGACCGTGCTGGACACCGCCTCGGCGCCGCTGCGGGCCACGGTGACGGATTGCGCGGACTCGAGCGGGCAGCGGGAGGTGGAGACCGCCACGGGCCGTGAGGTGCCCTACAGCGGGCCGCGCCGCCACGTGGTGACCTCTACCGCCATCCGCCCGGCGGTCGGGAGCTGGCAGTTCGTGACGTACGTGATCGCGCGGGACCGCTCGTGCTGATCGGCCCCCGCCTTGGCGGTGCCCTGGCCGTGGTGCTCCTGGGGGCCGGGGCAGGCCCCGCCTCGGCGGACGGGCCGGGCGGCGGGGTGGTGTGTCCGCCGGCCAAGCTGAACTGCGATGTCACAGCTCGGGACCCGGGCAAGCCTGGATCGGGCGAGCCTGGCGGGGAGCCGGACAAGCCTGGCGGGGACGGCGCGGGCAAGCCTGGCGGGGACGGCGCGGGCAAGCCTGCGTGCGCGATCGACGGCATGGAGGTGCCGTGCTCCACCCCCGAGATGGGGACGTTCAGCGCGGCGGACTCCTGCTACTGGTAGGCGCTGGACCCGCCCCCGCAGCTCCGGACGGGTTCAACACCGGGGCGCCGGCCGGGTGGAAGCCGGGTGACGGCGGCGGGGCGCTGTACCTGGTGACCTGCCCCAGCGGGAACGGTGACGTCCGCGCCGGCATCCGCTGGTCCGCCACCGGCCCGGCCGGCGGCGGCGTCGACGTCCAGGCGCTCGCACAGCAGGCGGTCGAACGCCTGCGCCTGGAGGGCCCGGACATCGGGATCGTGCCGCGCCCCGACGGCAAAGGCCTGGTCGGGAAGCCGGTGTGGATGTGGAACCGGCCGGGCCCGGCCCGGACCGGCCCGGCCACGGCGTCCGCCTCGGCCGGATCCGTCACGGTCACCGCGACCGCCAGGGTCCGCAACGTCGTGTGGTCCATGGGCGACGGCGCACAGATCACCTGCACCGGCTCCGGCACCCCGTACGCGGCCGAGTTCGGGAAGCAGATGTCACCGGACTGCGGGCACATGTACACCCGCACCAGCGCCCAGGCGCCGGGTGGCCGCTACGCGGTCACTGCCACCACGACCTGGGAGATCTCCTGGGCCGGCGCTGGGCAGACCGGCACACTCACCACCACCCGCGAGAGCGCCACCAGCCTTGCGATCGGTGAGCTCCAGGTCCTCAACGTGCCCTGACCTGCGGCACAGGAACTCACCGTTCCTGTAGTGGTGACTACGGATATGGCCGGTGAGTTCCGGCGCGGCCGCTGGTGGAGTTCTGGCGCCCGGGCAAGCCTGTCCGTCCGTCGCGGTCGGGAGGGTTGCACCGGGAGGGGGCTCCACCGTTGTCTGCCCATTGCACCGGCCATTGCCTCGCAGGTACTGCCGCAGGTAGGACCCCCGTGTTCGCAATCATGGAGGTTCGTGCAGGTCAGAACCGGTGGGCAAGCCTGTCAAGCGCGCCGACACCTCTTTGTACGCGATAGCCGGACATAGAGGTTGACCCCAGCACAGCCGCCGTGCCGGACGGATCACCCGCCCGCAGGTCGGCCTGCACCGGGCCCTGCGCCCAGACGGCGACGGGCGGACGCGGGCGCGGGTGCCTCGGCGGAGAAGGACTGTGCCGGCTGCTCGCGCGCCAGCTCAGCCGCGAGACGGCCGCGGGGGCCGGCTGTGGCCGGGGTGTCGGTGGTGGGGCGGGGGCCGGTGCCCAGGGGGCGGCGCTCGATCATCCGGCCAGTGTGCTTCGGGCGTGCCCGGTGGAAACGGCCGGGTCGGCGGGTATCGGTCTGTTTCCGGCTTCGGGGTGGTTGTGGGTATGGCGAAAGTCGATGCACGCCGTGTCCGGCGTCATCGACTTCGCGCTGGTCACGCGCCAACATGACCGAGCATGTCCCTGGTTTGCCGTGGGTGGAGCCAGTAGCAGTCAGGGCGCCAGCGAGAGCTTGTCCATATATGGGCCGCCCGCGCTTTCGGGTTCCAGCCTCAGCTTGAAGGGACCTGGAACGAAGGATTCCGGTTGGGATCCAAGTTGAGCCAACCAGTGAGGATGAACATCACCGCACGTCAGGTCGATGAGCCGGGCGAAGTTTTGAGATCCGCTCTCATAGACGGATCCTGAGCCAACTTTGCGGCTGGTCCGAACGTGTCGCGCACCTGGGATCGTTGGAGTTTCAGGGACTGTTGATCGCTGCTCGGGTGACGCCAATCACCCAGTGATCAACGGCCAATTGGAGCCAGTAGCAGGGCGGCGACCTCAGGGTCGCCGCTCAGATTCAGGAGCCTTCAATGAGCCCGATCGACGGGGCGCCGGCCCCCACCATCTCTTCTGGGCGCTTCGGTATGGCGCACGCCCTCGTGATCACCGCGTTTCTCGCAGCCGCGGTCATCCTCACCCTCGCCGCGCACATGGCTGCGCGGGACACCCTTACCCTTCTCGGCGGCGCCGGCGCGGTCGCTGTTGTCGTCCTGGTCTCCGCGAACGTCAAGGGCGGCAACGGAAAGGACGGGGGGACGGGCCTGCTGCGTCGGCTGTTGAGCGCGGCGTTCAGCCCTGGATCGGGGACCGGGGTCTAAGGGGGCAGCGGTCATGGGACGCCCTGAAGCCCCTGCGGACCGGACGGTTCCCGAACGGGCCGAGCTCGCCGAGCTGCTCCGCGCCGCGCGGGCGCGGAGCGGGTCAGGCAAGCCGCTCACCTATGAGGCGTTGGCCAGGCGCACGGCCTGGTCCAGCGCGGCCCTTAAGCGGGCAGCTTCTGGAAAGACGCTGCCCGCCTGGGAGCTGGTGGCGGCCTTTCTGGCCGCTTGCCAGTCCAGCTCGGTCCTGCAGAAGGAGGCGCTCCACCTTCACGGGAGGGCGCAGCATGCCGTGGCTCTGCATGCGAAGGAGGCGCGGGTCACCACCGTGGTGCCCCGGCCGCGGTTTGTCAGCGACGAGGCGGACCTGAGCCGGGCATTGAGGGACGCCTACGGGCATGCGGGGCGTCCTCCGGTCCGGACGATGTCCCAGCGGGCTGGGAGGTGGGTCCTGCCTCACAGTTCAGCCCACCGGATCATCACGGCCCGGGCGCTGCCGGTCAATGTCGGCCAGTACATCGGCTTCCTTGAGGCCTGCGAGGTCACTTCCAAGGACCTTCCCGACTGGTTTACCGCTTGGCACAAGGTCATGGGGCCGCCCTGCACGGACACTCCCGACGACGTCTGGTGGTGGCGTGCATCGACCTGGCGCGAAGAGCTCTACGAGGGCTGGTTCTACGAAACCTTCGGCCACAGCGCCACGGTTGCGGCGTGACGCGAGGAGCTGGCCACGCCTGCGGCCGGTGAGGCGGTGCCCACCCGGACAAGCCGGGTGGGCACCGCCTTTTTTGCAACATGCATGGCGGGTTCCGATCGCGT
The Streptomyces sp. NBC_01296 DNA segment above includes these coding regions:
- a CDS encoding ATP/GTP-binding protein — translated: MTCPSGNGDVRAGIRWSATGPAGGGVDVQALAQQAVERLRLEGPDIGIVPRPDGKGLVGKPVWMWNRPGPARTGPATASASAGSVTVTATARVRNVVWSMGDGAQITCTGSGTPYAAEFGKQMSPDCGHMYTRTSAQAPGGRYAVTATTTWEISWAGAGQTGTLTTTRESATSLAIGELQVLNVP
- a CDS encoding helix-turn-helix domain-containing protein, which encodes MGRPEAPADRTVPERAELAELLRAARARSGSGKPLTYEALARRTAWSSAALKRAASGKTLPAWELVAAFLAACQSSSVLQKEALHLHGRAQHAVALHAKEARVTTVVPRPRFVSDEADLSRALRDAYGHAGRPPVRTMSQRAGRWVLPHSSAHRIITARALPVNVGQYIGFLEACEVTSKDLPDWFTAWHKVMGPPCTDTPDDVWWWRASTWREELYEGWFYETFGHSATVAA